Within the Defluviimonas aquaemixtae genome, the region GTCCCGGAGCGAACTCTGATAATCGGCTGCAATAGAAAGCTCTTGGGATTCGCCCTTGATTCCGGCCATTGGAAACCCTCCTCAATGTCGGCTCCAAACGGCATTTAGCACCTTCAGACAGGGCTCGCGATTTCCCAAAGGTTTTCATGCGCGATCTTGGCAGGACGCTCATGTCACCGACGCTGTTCCTCCACCCATTCTGCCTCACGCCCCTTGCCACAAAGTCGAGCACCCCGTGGCAGCGGCCTCTGCATGCGAAGCGCCTCCTCCGCGGGCAGCGTCATCTAAGCATCGATCTCGGCTTCGGATCTCAGGATCAACGGAATCGCCTTCTGGTGGACCGGGGCGACGACTTCGTTGGGCTCCGTGTTCAGACACGCGTGGATGTCGTCTGTCGTCTCTCCGTCCCTGAGCTTTCTGACCGAGGTCCAGGTCGTCCAGATGCCGGCGAAGAAGACAAGTGGCCGGCTCTCGTCAAGTGCGAACCAGACGAGCTCCTCCTCCTTGCCAATCCCCTGGTTGTTCTCGGCGAAACTCGTGAACGGGACCACGCAGCGATGTTCGCGGCCGAGCTAGCGCCGCCAGTGGGACGATATGGTGTTGCGGACCTTCGTGAAGCCGTGATCGACCTTGCGACCATTGAGCGCGAAGGCAGGAGACGGCATGCCCCAGCGCAAGAGGGAAAGCTTCCGTCCCTCATTGGTGTTTCGGACGACGGGCGCCATCTGGCCGGGGAAGATCCCCGGCAGCGGCGGCTGGTTTCCGGTCTCATCCTCCATGGCCCTCGCGATCTCGCGGATCGCAGCCTGGCCCGTCGACAAGGGATAGAGGTTGCGCATGCCGAACTGGTCCTCCCCGCGCCACGCACCCGTCTGGGCCCGCTCGTCGATTTTTTCCGTGGGATCGAGCGTCTGGACATGACGAGAACATTATAAGAACATTGTCGCTATGCAATCGCCTTCGCCTGCGCCGGGTCGGCCCATGTCTGCCGATTACGATAACCGATACGCACGCGACATCCTCGGCCGGCAAGAGGCGATCAGGCTCGACTGGCTGACCGGCTGGCATGCGCTCGCGGACCTGCACGTCCTGCCGGCACCAAGGCTACATCGAGGCGGTGCGTCTGCGGCGCTACTACGCGCGGCACATGAAGCTCGGCAGCTTGGAGCACCGGCTCAGATGTACCGCCTGCGGCACGAGAGGTGCGGTCAGCTGGACGCCCGTGAGGCAGAAGCTGTGACACCAGTTCGGGCTCGATACCTGGCGATTCAGCGGCCGGGAAACGGTGGGTCAGTCGAATGAGCCGATCAGACGCGTCTCGGGGGCGAACCGGACTGAGGTGGGATGGATTGTGTATGCGCAAGTGGCAATGTCGGCTCCGAGCCCACCTTGACCAATGCTGCAGTAAGCATGAATTTCAGCTTCTGATTTCACGACAATGAGATGACGTAATCAAACGAGGCTCTGCCAAGGGCAGAAATGTGTTCGCTCGGGTCTTTCGCGCCCGTTCCAGGGTGAGTGTGTTGAGGGCGAAGACGTTGTTGTTGTCATCATGCGAGTGACCGAAAGTATCACCCTCGCTATGGCGATCGCGCCATCTGCCTGAATTGCTGAATGTCTGCTGATCCAGGTCGGCATTTCACAGGTACGGCGTTTACCTCCGATTGACCCTGATCAAGGCGCCTTTAGCGGCCGCGTGTTCTCGTGCTGCACACACCAGCAAAGCATTTCACCAGCTCCTCCGCCACAACGCGAAGGAACAGATATGACCGAAGACCATCCAAATGTCGCGCTGTTGAAGCGTCTTGATCTGCGCAATCTCGCGGCATCGAGGGGCCTGATCGCCGAAGATGTCGTCTGGCACTACTTCAATCCCAACCTGCCCGACTTGCAGGGGGACTATGTCGGATTGGACGGCCTCCACTCTTTCTTCGAGGCCATCGCCCAGAAGTCCGGCGGGACGTTCAATATCAATCCCATGTCGGTCACACCCGTCGGGGACGAGCTGGTTGTCGTGCAGTCGCGAAACACGCTGACCTTCCGGGGCCGCTCGGTCGCCGTGGACGTCGTGGTCGTCTGGCGCATCGTGGACGGGCGGGTGGTGCAGGTTTGGGACATCGTCCCGGGCGATGCGAAGGAGGTTCAAGATGACTGACGCTGACAAGACCAACTGGGACGCCATCGTCATCGGTTCGGGCATGGGGGGAATGGCGGCTGCCGCCGCGCTGTCCAAGGGCGGGCACAAGGTGCTCCTGCTCGAGCAATACCAGACCCTTGGCGGCCTGACCCACAGCTTTTCCCGCGAGGGTTTCACCTGGGATGCGGGTATCCATTACCTGAGTGGTATCGCCCCGGGCGATCGAATGCGCGACCTGTTGGACTGGCTGTCGGACACGCCGATCGAATTCACGTCGATGGGGGCCGTCTATGACAACCTTCATATCGGCGACGCGGACCCGCTCGCCTTGTCCCGCCCCTTCGAAGCGCAGGAACGCGATTTCAAGGACCGGTTCCCGGATGAGGCAAAGGCCATCGAAGCCTGGACCGCAGCGCTCAGGGAAGGCCGGGAGTCGATGCACACGATCTTTTCGACACGTGCGATGCCTGAACTTCTTGGCACTGTGTTGCAATGGTGGAATGGCCGCGCCATCGACCGATGGTGCAAGCGGACGACGCAGGAGGTGATCGACGAGATCACCGACAACCCCGAATTGGCCGCCGCATTCGCCGCGCAATGGTTCGATCATGGCGGCAGGCCTAGCAAGGCGAGCTTCGCGATGCATGCCCTGATTTCCGCGTCTTACCTGGAAAGCGGGGCCTGGTATCCGGTGGGGGGCGGTGCGGTCTTTGCCGAACATATCCTGCCCACGATCGCGGCTGGCGGAGGTGAGGCGAGGGCAGGCGCCAGAGTTGAGACGCTTCTCTTCGAGGACGACCGGATTGTCGGTGTGCGGACGACGGACGGGGAGGAATTCCGCGCCGATGCGGTGATCTCGGATATCGGTGCGCGCGAGACGGTGAACCATCTTCTTCCCGACGATTGCGGACATCAGGACTGGATCGACGAAATCCGCTCTCTGCCGCCGTCGATCGCGCATTTCAGCCTGTTCATGGGCTTTGAGGGCGACGTCGAGGATGCCGGAGCGACCCGGTCGAACCACTGGATATATCCGACGGGCAAAGTCGACGTCGTCTGGACGGATGCGCCGGATAGCCCGCCGCCCGGCATGTTCGTCTCATTCGCCTCGGTAAAGGACCCCGGCCATGACCCCGGACCTGCGCAGAGGTACGCTGGCGAACTGGTGGCTTGGGCGGACTGGTCGACGGTGGAGAAATGGGCCGATACGGACGCTGGGGAGCGCGGCGATGATTACCGGTCGTTCAAGACCCGGGTCGAGGATGTGATGTTCGCGCAGTTCGAGGCCTACTTCCCGGAATTGGCCAGCCTCGTCGTGTTCCGCGATCTCTCGACGCCGCTTACGACCTCATCGATCACGGGGCATCACCGGGGCGCGTTCTATGGGCTGGACGTGACGCCCAAACGCGTGATGAGCGGAGCGCTGCAGGCCAAGACGCCGGTCCCGGGCCTGTTCCTCGCCGGTCAGGATGTCGCGAGCCCCGGTATTCCCGGTGCGCTCTGGGGCGGGCTGCTCGCCGCCGCCAGCGTCGATCCGAAGATCGTCCGGCAGTTCCGGGGGTAGAGGGCGAAATGCCACAACATATAATTATCCCACCGTCGCGATAGCTGACGTTTGAGCAGCCATACCGAGTGTCCGCTCCGTCCGGCTATTCTGTCGCTCGATGGCGTCGGATCTCCAACACCCCAGCGCATTCCGCCTAACTGTCGCATCCTGTAATTTAATGTCATTATTACAATGATTTAGTCCTCGGGCATACTGCCCGGGCGAGGCGTGGACGCCCGCGGAATTCCCGAAGGCGGGGGGCACGACGGGATGGGCGATCGCCTGGCGAAGATCGGCGCGGCGTAGGCGATCGCGCGAGGCGCGGGGCTCCGGCTCGAGCACCGGCCGGTTGCGGATCTCAGCCCCTCTGCGCGAAACGCGCAGACGCATTCGGAGGCGTAGGTCGCGCTGGTCGCGGGCTCGATCCGGGAATACGGCTTTATTTAACCGGTGCTCGGCGTCGGCCTCGCGTCGCTCGGCTTCGAGGTGCGCGCGCAGATCGTCTGGGCCAAGGAGCGCCTGGTATTCTCGCGCGGCCACTACCACTGGCAGAACGAGCCCTGCTGGTACGCGGTCCGGAAAGGGGCAACGGGACATTGGAGCAGGGACCTCAAGCAGTCGAAGCTCTGGCAGATCGCGGGCCGCGACGAGGATGCCGCGACCGGGCACGGCACGCAGAGGCCCTTGGAGTGCATGCGCCGGCCGATCCTCAACAACTCAAACCCGGGCCAGGTGGTCTGCGAGCCCTTCTCGGGATCGGGCACGACGATCATCGCGGCCGAGACGACGGGCCGGGCCTGCTGCGCGGTCGAGCTCGACCCGGCCTATGTCGACGCCGCCGTCCTGCGTTGGCAGGCGTTCACGGGCGAGGCGGCAGTCCTCGAGGGTGAGGGGCAATCCTTTGGCGAGATTGGCAAGGATCGCTGTCGCGAGCAAGGTCCGGACGGTCCGACAGCGGCGGAGGGCGCAGGTGTGCCAATCGCGCAGTCTCTCCGCCATCGAGCCCGCATCCAATCTTGTCATGGGCTACGGGCTTGCCATGATCCTACAGCTTGCGGTCTTTGCGGTGATGGGACTCGCAGTCACGCCGGTTCAGTCGCTGCATTTGGGCGGCGTATTCACCTTGCTCTCCTTTGCTCGAAGCCACGCGCTGCATCGTCTCATCGAACGCATCGGGCATGGAGGGAGGAAATGAGCGGGATCGGATCGGCGCGCGATGCGAGACGTGTGGGATCGCCAGACGCCCCTCAGGGGAGGCAGAGGGTCGATCTCTGGCACCTTGGGGTCCGGAACCGGCGCGGGAGCCGGCCTGCCACAGCCGCAATATTCCCGACCGGGTGATCCTCCCCAACGAAGTGGTCCTCCGTAACAATCAGGAACACGGAGGATGACCTGCTAACGCCGTTTGGACCACCCGGCTAAAGATCTTCCGGGAGGAGACCTGCGGATCAATCGAGCATAATGCAGTCCTTGGTCACATTCCCCAGCGCAAAGCGATCAGATCAAGCTCTCTCGCGAGGTCGAGCAACCGCGATTTCGTGCGTTCGCTGAGGGGCTTGAGTGGGTGACGCACATGGTCGCTCTTGATGACGCCGCCAGCGGCAAAGACGGTCTTGCAGGCCCGAAGGCCGCATTGGCGGTTCTCGTGATTAATCAGAGGCAGGCAAAGTTTCCATTGTTTCAGCGCCGTATCGTGGTGACCGGCCCTGTACTCGGTCACGACAGGCCGGATTTTTTCGGGAAGCAGCCCAGATGTCATCGTTCCCGTTGCGCCGGCATCGAGATCGGCGAGTAGTGTTACCGCCTCTTCTCCGTCGAACGGACCAACAATGTCGGCGCCTCCGGCTTCGATCAGCGCGGCGAGCTTGTCGGCGGCGAAGGCGGTCTCGACCTTGAAATAGCTCACATTCTCGATCTCGCGCGCCATGCGGACGAGGAGCGGGACGGAGAGCGTGACACCCGAAAGGGGGGCGTCCTGAACCATGATCGGGATCGAGACCGCGTCGCTCACCGCCTGGAAATGCTCCACGATCCCCTGCTCGGCAGGCACGAGCCCGACGCCGTGATAGGGCGGCATCATCATGACCATCGCCGCGCCGAGGGACTCGGCCGCCTTGGCCCGCGCCACGGCGATGTCGGTTGAGAAATGACTGGTTGTCACGATCACCGGAACTCGTCCCGCGACATGCTCGAGGCAGAGCCGCATCAGAAGCTCACGCTCCTCGTCGGAGAGGACGAACTGTTCGGAATAGTTGGCGAGGACGCAAATCGCGTCGACGCCCTGATCAATCATGCAATCGAGCACTCGCCGCATCCCGTCTTCGTCCACGCGGCCGTCCGGATGGAACGGTGTGGGCGCGACAGGGAGAATCCCGGTAAGCGGCTGTTTCACGGTTTGACCTCTTGCTTTCCTCGAAAGTGAAACGGCGCGACGCGTCTACGGCGGCCGAGCATGAATGCGTCTGCGACGTGCCGCAGGGGCGCGAGGTCCATGTCGATTTTGCCTTCGGAGATCAGCCGCGCCATCTTCGCGTAAAGGCGCGGATATTCACCGGAAAGCGGCAGGTCGGGGGCGATCTTGCGTGGTTCGCCCTCAATTTCGATACGCGCGCCGCCATCGACAATACGCAGCGTCCCCTCATCGGTTGCGGCCTCGATCGTCCAAATCTGGTCGCCCTCCTGTCGCCAGTCGAACTCTGCCGTCACCGTCGCGCCCTGCGGGTGAAAAAAGTCAAGCGTTGCGGCGATGGGCGTCTGACGGTTCTCGGGGTAAGCGAGTTCAGCGCTGCTCAGATGGATCGGGCCAGGCAGTATTTCGGTCACGATTGAAAGCGCGTTGATGCCGGGATCGAACACGCCGAGCCCGCCCGGCTCCCAAATCCATTCCTGGCCCGGATGCCAGCGCCGCACATCCTCTTTCCAATTCACGGCGAGGCGGCGGAGGGTCTTGTCCGCTAGCCAGGCCTTCGCTGCCGCCACTGAATCGGCCTCGCGCGAGTGCCACGTCGCGAAGAGCGACACCCGGTGCACGCGAGCGAGCTGTTCAAGCGCGTGGCACTCCGCAAGCGTGGCCCCCGGCGGTTTTTCCAGCATCACGTGGCGCCCGGTGCGGATCGCCGAGGCAGCATAGGCAAAGCGCGGAACGGGCGGCAGGCAGAGCGACACGACTCTGACATCGGGACGCGCGGCGAGCATCGTGTCGAAGTCAGTGAAGGCCTCCACGCCTTCGACCTGGCCATGACGCGAGACGGTCGCCGCAAGCGTCCAGTCCGGCGAAGCGCCAATGGCGGGAACATGCTGGTCCTGCGCAATCTTGCCGATGCCGACGAGCGCGATCTCCATCAAGGCGCATCCCCGTCGACGGGGCCACCCGCTGCCGCGTTGAGCGAGGTGGGGAGGCCGACAATGCGGTGCACAGCACCCGACATGCGCGCATCAGCGATGCGGACCATATCCGTTTATCCCTTCTTCAACCCGAACGCCGGACGCCCCTAGCTACACGCTTGGGCGTCACGGCCTCAGGTTCTAACGTCTGGCGCAGTACGTCCAGTCCGTTCGGCAATCCCGGCGATCTGGTCGGCCGCAGCGATAACGCCAGCCAACGCATCCTGAGGGTCACGTTCTAGCCGGCTCGCGTCCTTGACCACATCCTCCAGATAGACGCGCAGCGTTGCGCCTTCCGTGCCTGTGCCCGAGAGGCGGTAAACGATGCGACCTCCGCCAGAGAGATGGATGCGCAGGCCCTGGCCCGTGCTTCTGGAGCCATCCACCGGATCGTCATAGGCGAACTCGTCGGCGCTTTTTACTTTACAGCTGCCGAACGTCTCGCCGGACAGTTCTGACAGCCGACCGCGCAGGTCATCCATAAGGGCGTTCGCGGCGCCCGCATCGACGGCTTCGTAGTCATGCCGCGAATAGTAATTGCGGCCGAACTGCCGCCAATGCTCGCGCATCAGATCGGCAACGGGCTGCTTCGTCTCCGCGAGGATGTTGAGCCAGAAAAGCACGGCCCATAGCCCGTCCTTCTCGCGCACATGGTCCGAACCGGTGCCGGCGCTTTCCTCGCCGCAGATGGTGACCTTGCCGGCATCGAGCAGGTTGCCGAAGAACTTCCAACCGGTCGGCGTTTCGTAGCAGTC harbors:
- a CDS encoding nuclear transport factor 2 family protein, whose product is MTEDHPNVALLKRLDLRNLAASRGLIAEDVVWHYFNPNLPDLQGDYVGLDGLHSFFEAIAQKSGGTFNINPMSVTPVGDELVVVQSRNTLTFRGRSVAVDVVVVWRIVDGRVVQVWDIVPGDAKEVQDD
- a CDS encoding phytoene desaturase family protein — encoded protein: MTDADKTNWDAIVIGSGMGGMAAAAALSKGGHKVLLLEQYQTLGGLTHSFSREGFTWDAGIHYLSGIAPGDRMRDLLDWLSDTPIEFTSMGAVYDNLHIGDADPLALSRPFEAQERDFKDRFPDEAKAIEAWTAALREGRESMHTIFSTRAMPELLGTVLQWWNGRAIDRWCKRTTQEVIDEITDNPELAAAFAAQWFDHGGRPSKASFAMHALISASYLESGAWYPVGGGAVFAEHILPTIAAGGGEARAGARVETLLFEDDRIVGVRTTDGEEFRADAVISDIGARETVNHLLPDDCGHQDWIDEIRSLPPSIAHFSLFMGFEGDVEDAGATRSNHWIYPTGKVDVVWTDAPDSPPPGMFVSFASVKDPGHDPGPAQRYAGELVAWADWSTVEKWADTDAGERGDDYRSFKTRVEDVMFAQFEAYFPELASLVVFRDLSTPLTTSSITGHHRGAFYGLDVTPKRVMSGALQAKTPVPGLFLAGQDVASPGIPGALWGGLLAAASVDPKIVRQFRG
- a CDS encoding DUF7220 family protein, whose product is MCQSRSLSAIEPASNLVMGYGLAMILQLAVFAVMGLAVTPVQSLHLGGVFTLLSFARSHALHRLIERIGHGGRK
- a CDS encoding dihydrodipicolinate synthase family protein, producing MKQPLTGILPVAPTPFHPDGRVDEDGMRRVLDCMIDQGVDAICVLANYSEQFVLSDEERELLMRLCLEHVAGRVPVIVTTSHFSTDIAVARAKAAESLGAAMVMMMPPYHGVGLVPAEQGIVEHFQAVSDAVSIPIMVQDAPLSGVTLSVPLLVRMAREIENVSYFKVETAFAADKLAALIEAGGADIVGPFDGEEAVTLLADLDAGATGTMTSGLLPEKIRPVVTEYRAGHHDTALKQWKLCLPLINHENRQCGLRACKTVFAAGGVIKSDHVRHPLKPLSERTKSRLLDLARELDLIALRWGM
- a CDS encoding Gfo/Idh/MocA family protein, whose product is MEIALVGIGKIAQDQHVPAIGASPDWTLAATVSRHGQVEGVEAFTDFDTMLAARPDVRVVSLCLPPVPRFAYAASAIRTGRHVMLEKPPGATLAECHALEQLARVHRVSLFATWHSREADSVAAAKAWLADKTLRRLAVNWKEDVRRWHPGQEWIWEPGGLGVFDPGINALSIVTEILPGPIHLSSAELAYPENRQTPIAATLDFFHPQGATVTAEFDWRQEGDQIWTIEAATDEGTLRIVDGGARIEIEGEPRKIAPDLPLSGEYPRLYAKMARLISEGKIDMDLAPLRHVADAFMLGRRRRVAPFHFRGKQEVKP